A genomic stretch from Xenopus laevis strain J_2021 chromosome 6S, Xenopus_laevis_v10.1, whole genome shotgun sequence includes:
- the med30.S gene encoding mediator of RNA polymerase II transcription subunit 30, producing MSTPPLSGPGMGAAAGPGGFPGAQAATAAREVNTASLCRIGQETVQDIVFRTMEIFQLLRNMQLPNGVTYHTVTYQDRLGKLQEHLRQLSILFRKLRLVYDKCNENCAGLDPVPIEQLIPYVEEEYSKHDDRGIASQLRFASEEKREILEVNKKLKQKNQQLKQIMDQLRNLIWDINSMLAMRN from the exons ATGTCGACCCCTCCCTTGTCAGGTCCTGGGATGGGAGCGGCGGCCGGGCCGGGGGGTTTCCCTGGAGCACAAGCAGCCACCGCGGCCCGTGAAGTGAACACCGCATCCCTGTGTCGCATCGGCCAAGAGACTGTTCAGGACATTGTATTCCGGACTATGGAGATCTTCCAGCTGCTCCGTAACATGCAG TTACCCAATGGGGTCACCTATCACACGGTCACCTACCAGGACAGACTGGGCAAGTTGCAAGAGCATCTCCGGCAGCTTTCAATCCTGTTCCGCAAGCTGAGGCTGGTCTATGACAAGTGCAATGAGAACTGTGCTGGACTGGACCCTGTACCTATAGAG CAGCTCATACCGTATGTGGAAGAAGAATACTCCAAGCACGATGACCGGGGCATTGCCAGCCAACTACGCTTTGCAAGtgaggaaaaaagagaaattctGGAAGTTAACAAG AAACTGAAACAAAAGAATCAGCAACTGAAGCAGATCATGGATCAGTTAAGGAACCTTATCTGGGACATCAACTCAATGCTGGCGATGAGGAACTGA